Genomic DNA from Halobaculum sp. MBLA0147:
ACGACGGTCTCGGTGACCGTCGCCGCCGGTGGCGCGGAGGCCGGGCCGGTCCAGGCGCGGCTCCGTGTCGAGAGTACCGACCCGGACGATCCGACGGCGACGGTGAACGTGACGGGACGCGTGACCGGTCCCGCGGCGGTCGCGAACCGCCAGCGGGTCCGGTTCTTCTCCCGGGCTGTCGGCTCCACGACCACGCAGACGGTGTTGCTCGAGAACCCCGGAACGGAGTCGCTCGACGTGAGCGACGTGCGGATCACGGACGGGGGAGCGGCCTTCTCCGTCCGCTCGTCGCCCGACTCGATCCCGACCGACGACGCCGGCGAGGTGACCGTCGCCTTCACTCCCGCCGCGAGCGGCGACGTGTCGGGGACACTCGTCGTGGAGACGGACGACCCGACCGCGGAGACGATCGAGGTGTCGCTGGCCGGTCGTGGGCGACAGGCCGAGGTGACGCTGTCGCGGTCCACGGTCGCCTTCGGTGCGGTCGGGTCCGAGAGTGCACCCACGGAGACCGTCGTCGTGGCGAACGACGGCGGCGCGCCGGCGACCGTCGAGAACGTCACCCTGACCGGCGAAGCGAACGTCTCGCTGGTGTCGACGAACCTGACGGGCGAGTTGGTCCCCGGCGAGCGGCGACCGGTGACGGTGCGGTTCTCGCCGGAAGCCGAGGGTGCTCGGTCCGCGACGCTGCGGATCGAGACCGACGGGCCGCAGGGGGCGTTCACCGTCCCCGTCTCGGGGACCGGGCAGGTCGCGGACGCGCGGGCCGTGTCGTCGACGGTGACGACCGGGACCGTCGGCGTCGGCTCCTCGACGCTCCTGTCGGTCCCGATCGCGAACGACGGTGACGAGACACTCGTGATCCGGAACGCGACGGCAGCGGGTGGTGACGACGGTGCGTTCGCCGTCGTGACTGCCGACGGGGTCCGCGTCCCGCCCGACGAGCGGCGGACGGTGAGTGTCGCGTTCGCGCCGACGACGACCGGTGAACGCAACACCACGCTCCTGATCGGGACGAACGATCCCGACGGAGCGACCCGCGTGGACCTCGGCGGGATCGGTGCGGCGGCCGACGTGGTGTCGGACCCGGCGTCGGTCGCGTTCGGGCCGACGCCGACCGACACGCGCGTCACCCGTAACGTCACCGTCCGCAACGACGGCGGCGTGGCGGCCTCGATCGCGGACGTGCGGACGACGGCGGCGTCGGCGGACGCCTTCTCGGTGGTCTCGGCCCCGACCGGCGAGACGCTGGCTGCCGGCGAGTCGGCGACCGTCGAGGTGGCGTTCCGGCCGACGGCCCGCGGCGAACGGACCGGCGTCGTCGAGATCGCCAACGGGACGGAGACGCTGACGACGGTGTCGCTGGGCGGTGTCGGCGCGGTGCCGAACGCGACGCTGAACACCACCACCGTCCAGTTCGCCGACACGCGAGTGCTCGGCGAGTCGCGCGGGACGGTGCTCGTCTCGAACGACGGGAACGCACCGCTGAACCTCACCGACACGACGATCGACGGCGACGCGAGCGCGTTCCGGGTCGTCGCCGCGCCCGACCGTGTGCCGGCGGGTGCGACCGACCGGATCGTCGTCGCGTTCACCCCGCTGACGGCGGGGAGCGAGGGCGGCGCGGCGAGTCGGGCGGCGACACTGTCGCTGTCGAGTGACGATCCGACCGGGACACCCACCGTCTCGCTCGGCGGGACTGCGGAGACGGTCGTCGCCGATGTCACGCCGGGGAACCTCACCTACGGGAGCGTCGCCGTCGGCGAGTCGACGCGCGCGAACGTGACGATCTCCAACGACCGCGACGCCTCGGCGCCGCTGACGCTGACTGGCGCGAGTGTCGTCGGACCCAACGCCGGCGCGTACTCGTCGACTGGGGCGAACGCCACGACGCTGACGACCGGGGGAGACATCGTCCTCGCACCCGGCGAGTCGACGACGCTGAACGTGACACTGGCACCGTCGTCGGGTGGACGGAAGTTCGGCCGGCTGCGGGTGTTCACCGACGACCCGAAGACCCAACAACTGGACGTGTTCCTCTCGAACACGGAGACGATCATCGACGTCGACACTACGACGGGGACCGGCGAGAGCGCCGGGGAACCGGGCGCAGAGATCACCGTCCGCAACGCCTCCGCGGACACGACGGTGCCCGCGAACGTCTCCTCGCCGGCGGCGCTGCGGGCCGACGTGGGGATCGAGAATCTCAACGTCTCCGTCGACACCGGCGGGAACTTCTCGGTGAACTTCTCGCAGGCGGACGACCCGCCCGCGCGGAACGCGCCGAACTTCTCCGGCCCGAACGGGACGAACGTGGACCCGGTGAAGTACGTCCGGGTGAACAAGACGCTCACCGACGATCAGATCGACAACGCCACGTTCCGACTCCGCGTGAGCAAGGTGCAGGTCGCCGAGAGCGGGACGGACCCCGAGGAGATCAGCCTCTACCGGTTCGTCGACGACGAGTGGGTGGAGTTGAACGGCACGCTGGTCGAGGAGACGACGACCCACTACGTGTACAGTGTCGTCACGCCCGGGTTCTCCGACTTCGCGGCCGGCGCGAAGAAGCCGGACTTCGAGGTGTCGCGGGCCGACGTGCCGCCGGGCGACGTGCAGGTGACGGCGATCAGAGTCGGCGACCAAGTGGACATCCTCGTCCGGATCACCAACGAGAAGGGTGCCGCCGACGGGACGTTCACGACGAAGCTCCTGTTGGACGGCGAGGTCGTCCAGACGCGAGACGTGACGGTCGCCGCCGGTGGGACCAGACAGATCCGCTTCGTGCGGACCTTCGACGAGTCGGGACTGTTCTCCGTCGAGGTCAACGGCGTGCAGGCGGGTGGCGTCCGCGTCGGCTCCGGCGGTGGCGGTGGGGGCGGTGTCGGCGGCGGCGGTGGCGGCGACGCCGAACTGACGTTCCCGTCGACCGACCTGCCGACGGTCCCGGTGACACCCGGCGAGGCGGTGTCGTTGTCCGTCGACGTAGAGAACCCGGGCAGTACGCCGGCCACGTTCGACGCGCCGCTGACGATCGAGGGTGTCGTCGTCGACGACAGACTGGTCTCGATTCCGGCGGGCGAACGCGTCACCGTCGAGTACACGCGGTCGTTCGCCCGTCCGGGGAACTACTCCGTCTCCATCGGCGAGGCGAACGTGGGGACGGTCAGTGTCGTCGACCCGGCGACGCTCGACTCGACACCGACGCCGACACCCGGCAGGAACGAGACGACGACCCCGAGCGGTGAGACACCGAGCGGGACGGCGACCACTCCGAGGCCGGACGGCGAGGGGACGCCGGCCGAGGGCGACGCGACGGCCACACCGGGCGGTCCGCGGCCGACCGTCGTCGAGGCGTTCGTCGAGACGGAGGAGGCGACCGTCGGAGAGACGGTCGACGTGACGGCCATCGTCGAGAACACCGGCGACGGCGACGGGGAACTCACCGTGCCGCTGGTGATCAACGGCGTCACCGTCGCGACACGGAGCGTCGAGGTGCCGGCCGGCGAGAGTGTCCGCGTGGAGTTCGAGCGGCGCTTCCAGACGACGGGCACCTTCGAGTTACAGGTCGCGAACACCGTCGTCGGAGAGCTGGTCGTCACCGAGGCGACCCCGGTCGAGTCGGGGACGGCGACGACGGCCGACCGCACTCCCACCGGCACGACCACCGGCACCGAGACGGCCGCACCCGGGTTCGGCCCGCTCGTGGCACTCGGCGGCCTGCTCGCCGCCGCGCTGCTCGCGCGCCGTCGCGGGGCGAACTGAGACGGCAGACGACCGCAGCCACCGGCGTCGGTCGTCTGCGGGTGCCGGCGTCTCTCCGTCGGCGTCAGTCGTCGGCGGGTGTCGGCGTCTCTCCGTCGGCGTCAGTCGTCGGCGGGTGTCGGCGTCTCTCCGTCGGCGTCAGTCGTCGGCGGGTGTCGGCGTCTCTCCGTCGGCGTCAGTCGTCGGCGGGTGTCGGCGTCTCTCCGTCGGCGCCCGTCGCCTCGGCCGCCGTCGCCTCGCCGTCCGTCACGGCACCCGTCACCGGCTCGCTCGGGGGGTCGAGCGTCACCGTCACGACCGACCCACGGGGTTCGTTGTCGTCGAATCGCAGGTCGCCACCGGACCGGTCGACGACCCAGTAGACGAGCCACAGCCCGAGTCCGCTCCCGTGTTCCAGCGAGGTCTCGCGGCCCTTCGTCAGCACGTTCCGTTCCTGTTCCGGGATTCCCGGACCCCCGTCGGCGACGGAGAGGTACACCGTGTCCTCGCCGACGCCGACCGACACGTCGACGATCGGGTCCTCGGAGTCGTCGTGTTTGGCCGCGTTCTCGACGACGTTCTCGACGGCCAACTCCAGTGCGGGGCTGGCCTCCGCGGTCGCCGTCTCCGGCACGTCGGTCCGGACGGTCACGTCCGGGAACTCCGCGGACTGTTCGTCGGCGGTCCGACGGGCGACCTCCGCCACGTCGATCGGCTCCGTCTCGTCGGCGGAGTCGAGTGCGTTCTGGATCTGTCTGGCCTTCTCGGAGAGGGAAGTGAGTTTCCGGCCGGTGTCCGCGATGGTGTCGGCGGCCATCTCCACTTGCTCGTTCTCCGTCATGCTCCCGGCGATGTCGGCGTAGTTGAGGATCACGGACATCTCGTTGCGGAGGTTGTGTCGGATCACGCGGTACAACACCTCCAGGCGCTGTTGTCTGTCGCGGAGCTTCGCCTCGCGGTCGCGGATCCCCTCGGACATGCGGTTGTACCCCTCCGAGATCTCCTCCCACTCCTCCCCGGCGGTGAGGTCGATCTGGTGGTCGTACGCGCCCGACTGGAGCCGCTCGAACGCGTCGACGAGTCGTTCGGCCTGACGCATCGAGGTGTTGTACTGCCAGTAGCCGAAGCCGACGATCGACGAGAGGACGACGAACAGCCCGACCCCCTGTGCGATCCCGAGGAACTGGAGTTGACTGTTCAGGTCGGAGGCGTCGCGCGCGACGTACACCTGCCACCCGGTCGACTCGACGGTCGCCCGTTCCGTGATCTGTGACCCGGTGGCGGTGCCGGCACCGTACACCTGTGTCCCGTCGGCGACGACTCGCACTTCCCGTTCCGAGCCGGCCAGCGGCGTCAGCGGGTTGAAGAAGGACTGGCGGTTGAGCGTCACCGCGGCGACGAACATCCCCTCCATCCGGCCGTCGAGGATGATCGGCGATGCCACCTCGACGAAGTACCGCTGGTTCTCGGCCGCGCCCTCGCGTTCCTCGACGTCCGTCACGCAGGTGGCGCCGGTCTCGACGACACAGCGGTAGTAGTCCGTGTCGGCGGCGCTGGTCCCCTCGTTCTCGCGCAACACGGACTCGGCGATGGCGCCGTCGCTCTCGAAGGCCGTGATCGTCCCGTCCACGTCCACCACCTGCACGGCGAACACGTTCGACTGCGCACTGCGACGGAGGAACTGGTTGGCGAACGGTTCCGGGTTCTCCAGGTCCTCCCGGTCCGCCCGACTCGTCACGTAGCCGACGAGGTTCTTCTTCTCGCGGACGTTCTCCTCGATGCCGCCGGCAGCGAGGTTGGTCGCCCGAGTGAGGTCGTCGCGAACGTCCTCGCGCTGTTGCCCCTTGAAGTACTCCAACCCCCCGTACGTCGCCCCGCTGAGGACGACCGTGACCACCAGCAGGACGATCGCGAGTTTCGTCCGAAGACGCATCGTTCTGTTCGGTCACGGTGGTCCACCGAGTTAGTTCTACTGTCGCGGGTACCCCAGCGGCGAGCTCGCGGACGCGTCCGTCCGGACCGACCCGCAGCTCGCTCGAAACGCGGTCCCGACCACGCAGGATGCCGCGAGAGGACGGCTTATCCGCTCGCGACGCCGAGGTCGGGTGTGAACGGACCCGACGAGACGGTCGACGACACGGTGGACACGAGCGGTGTCGCGGGGCCACACGGCGGACAGCCGGTCGTGCGACGCGGGCCGCCGCTCGCGGAGGCACGGGCGGTCGTGGTCTGTCTCCACGGCCGTGGAGCGACGGCGCAGGGAATCCTCGGCGTGACCGCCGAGTTCGAGACGCCCGGCGTGACGGCGCTCGCACCGGCGGCGGCCGGACGGACGTGGTACCCGCGGCCGTTCACCGCGCCGACGGCGGAGAACCAGCCCCACCTCGACTCGGCGCTGTCGCTGGTCGGGACCGTCGTCTCGACGGCCGTCGACGCCGTCGGGGCCGAGCGGGTCGTGTTGCTCGGCTTCTCGCAGGGCGCCTGTCTGGCGACGGAGTGGGCCGCACGGAACCCGACGCGGTACGGCGGCGTCGTCGGCTTCTCCGGTGGCTTGATCGGCCCGCCGGGGACGGAGTTCGCATACGAGGGGTCGTTCGCGCGCACGGGCGAGGGATCCACAGACGGGTCACCCGACACCACACCGGTGTTCCTCGGCTGTTCGGACGAGGACCCGCACATCCCCGCTTCGCGGGTCCACGAGACCCGAGACGCACTCGCCGCGATGGACGCCGACGTGGACGAACGCCTCTACCCGGGGATGGGCCACGGCGTGAACGAGGAGGAGCTGGCCGCCGCCGCCGAGATCGTCGCGCGGGCGGCCGGAGAGTGAAGCGGATCCCGACCCCACGGGCCGCCATCTCGGACGGCTCAGACCTCGCGCACGTCTTCGACCCCGCTGTCGGTGATCTGGAACTGCGCGCGCTCGCCGGCCGGTTCCGAGCGGTGTTTCTCGACGGTCGCGCGGCGCTTGCCGCCGCGGAACCGTTCGAGCCCGACGACGACGCCGGTCCAGTGTTCGAGGGTGTTCCCGCCGAGCGGGCGCGTCCGGTCGGCGTCCGGGTCGGAGTACACCTGGTTGGTGACGAGCACCGCGAGGTCGTGACGTTTCGCCAGCGAGAGTAGGTGTGTCACCTGGCGGGCGACCTTCCGCAGGGTCTCGCCTTCCCGACCCTCGCCGGTGCGTTCCAGGCGGTAGAACCCCGTCGCGGAGTCGAGGACGATCAACTCGACGCGCTCGGCGAACTCCTCGGCGTCGCGGACGGCCTCCTCTTGTTGCTCGAAGCCGACGGCCTCCGAGACGATCAGCCGTTCCGTCACCGACTCGACGGCCTCGTCGGTGCGTGCCGCCGCGATGTCGCGGAACCGCTCGACCGAGAGGTCCTCGGTGTCGACGTACAGTACGCGCCCGCCGTCGGCGGCGACCTCGACGGCCGTCGTCAACGCGACGTTCGTCTTCCCCGAGGCCGGCGGGCCGTACAACTGCGTCACCACGCCGCGCCCCACGCCGCCACCGAGGACGGCGTCCAGCGCGTCACATCCCGTCGTGAGGGGTTCGGACACGCCACAGAGTGAGGCGGCTCCCCACAAGAACCTTCGCGACCCGAGTCCGCTTCTCGCTCGGAGTCGCCCGGAGGCACCACGGAGCACACCGGAGTGTCAAGTGGTCGTTTGAGTCTCGCGAACCTTCTCGTCGGGAGGGGGTGTACGGCCGCGTGTGACCCGAACACTGTCCACCGTGGTCGTGGCCCTCCTGTTGGTCGTCGCCGGCTGTGCGGGTGCCGGCGGCGGCGACGCCGGTGGTCCCCAGTCGTACGAGGCGTCGAAGGAACGGAGCAGCGGTGCTGCAGGCGACGGAGCGAGCGCGGGTGCGTCCGGCGACGACGGTACGAACGCAGAGGCGACCGGCGGCGAGGTGGGCGCCGAAGACGGCGGTGCGACCGCCCCGGCGATACAGAACCGCGAGTTGATCCGTACCGCCGAACTCACCGTCCGCGTCGAGAGCTTCGACCGCGCCCGGTCGCGGCTGGCGGCGTACGCCCGCTCGACCGGCGGGTTCGTCGGTGACTCGCGGCGCGAGGTCCGCGGGAGCGGCAACGAGACGTGGGTCGTCGGCACCGTCGTCTTGCGTATCCCGGCGTCGAACTACTCCGGTGCGTTGGCGGTCGTCGACGAGACTGGCGAGGTGCGCGCGTCGAGCCAACAGACACGCGACGTGACCGACCAGGTCGTCGACTTGGAGGCGCGACTGGAGAACCTCCGTGCCGAACGTGACCGGCTGCGAGAACTGTACCGGCAGGCGAACGACACAGAGTCGGTGCTGGCGGTCCAGCGAGAACTCTCTCGCGTCCAGCAGGACATCGAGCGCACGGAGGCACAACTCCGCCAACTCGAACGGAGAGTCGCGTTCACGACCATCACCGTGAACCTGGAGGAGCCGCGGCCCGACGATCCGAGTCCGGACCGGCAGGCGTGGTACGAGACGGGCGTCGTCGCGGCGTTCCTCCAGTCCGTCGACGGCGTGGTCGTCACGCTCCGCGCCGGGGTGGTGCTGGCCGCCTACGCCCTCCCGTACCTCCTCGTCGCCGCGGTCCCGCTCGGTGGCGGACTCGTCGCCGCCCGTCGTTACCGGCGGCGGCGCACCGAGAGAGCAGTCGAGACGGCCGAACCCGTCGACGAACCGGGTCACGGTGACGGTGGCAGTGACGACGATGGCATCGACGGTGACACCCCGCCCGATAGCGACGAGCAGCCGTCCGACGACGGTGGCGAGACTGGGGAGGACGACGCCACGAACGACGACACGTCCTGAGCGACGCCCTCGTCGTCGCTCCGTCTCCGAGCGTTCTACCGAGCGAAACGTATTTGAACGTGGTATGCCGAGCCTCTCTCGGGGACGGCCTCTCTCCACACCCACACACACGCTCACCGTCCCCGGCCGCTTCGTACCGAGTCCGCCGAGTCGCGACGTTGCACGTTCCCGTGGGACCCGTGAGTTCGTACACGGCGCCGTCCACACGAGCCGAGAGGGTCTCCGCGAACCGGCCACGACCCTCGACTACAGCGTCTCGGGGAGTGTCTCCTGGAGTGTCGCCAGCCGTTCCTCGGTCGGCGCCGCGAGGAAACAGTCGCCGTCCCACGCCGTCGCCGCGCCGGCCTCCGACGCCAGCAGTGCGCCGGGTGCCTGCTCGCGCTCGTCCGGGTGAACACAGACGACTCCCGCGAGCGACCCACGGGCGAACAGCGTCCAGTCGAGACACGGCGCCCAACTCTCGAGGACGCGCTTCGACCGGTCGGCGAGTCGTTCCCGGACCGTCTCGGCGGCCCGACGCAGGCGCTCGTCGCGTACTGCGTCGATTCCCAACACCAGCGAGACGGTCGAGCGAGCCAGCGGGCGATCGTGGTCCGCCGCGAGTCGTCGCCGCCCGACGTGGGCGCCCTCCCCGCGAACCGCGACGGCACACTCCTCGGGGAGTGGCTCGTACACGGCGGCCGCGAGCAGGTCGCCGTCGGCGGCTCTCCCGTCGGCACCCGTGCCGGTCCGTCCGTCCGCGTCTGAGGCGCGGCGACGAGGTTCGTCCGCGTCGGACGCGAGACGGCGCGCGGTGACCGCGACGGCGAACGCCGGGTGCCCGACGGCGT
This window encodes:
- a CDS encoding sensor histidine kinase; amino-acid sequence: MRLRTKLAIVLLVVTVVLSGATYGGLEYFKGQQREDVRDDLTRATNLAAGGIEENVREKKNLVGYVTSRADREDLENPEPFANQFLRRSAQSNVFAVQVVDVDGTITAFESDGAIAESVLRENEGTSAADTDYYRCVVETGATCVTDVEEREGAAENQRYFVEVASPIILDGRMEGMFVAAVTLNRQSFFNPLTPLAGSEREVRVVADGTQVYGAGTATGSQITERATVESTGWQVYVARDASDLNSQLQFLGIAQGVGLFVVLSSIVGFGYWQYNTSMRQAERLVDAFERLQSGAYDHQIDLTAGEEWEEISEGYNRMSEGIRDREAKLRDRQQRLEVLYRVIRHNLRNEMSVILNYADIAGSMTENEQVEMAADTIADTGRKLTSLSEKARQIQNALDSADETEPIDVAEVARRTADEQSAEFPDVTVRTDVPETATAEASPALELAVENVVENAAKHDDSEDPIVDVSVGVGEDTVYLSVADGGPGIPEQERNVLTKGRETSLEHGSGLGLWLVYWVVDRSGGDLRFDDNEPRGSVVTVTLDPPSEPVTGAVTDGEATAAEATGADGETPTPADD
- a CDS encoding DUF4349 domain-containing protein, whose protein sequence is MTRTLSTVVVALLLVVAGCAGAGGGDAGGPQSYEASKERSSGAAGDGASAGASGDDGTNAEATGGEVGAEDGGATAPAIQNRELIRTAELTVRVESFDRARSRLAAYARSTGGFVGDSRREVRGSGNETWVVGTVVLRIPASNYSGALAVVDETGEVRASSQQTRDVTDQVVDLEARLENLRAERDRLRELYRQANDTESVLAVQRELSRVQQDIERTEAQLRQLERRVAFTTITVNLEEPRPDDPSPDRQAWYETGVVAAFLQSVDGVVVTLRAGVVLAAYALPYLLVAAVPLGGGLVAARRYRRRRTERAVETAEPVDEPGHGDGGSDDDGIDGDTPPDSDEQPSDDGGETGEDDATNDDTS
- a CDS encoding alpha/beta hydrolase, giving the protein MNGPDETVDDTVDTSGVAGPHGGQPVVRRGPPLAEARAVVVCLHGRGATAQGILGVTAEFETPGVTALAPAAAGRTWYPRPFTAPTAENQPHLDSALSLVGTVVSTAVDAVGAERVVLLGFSQGACLATEWAARNPTRYGGVVGFSGGLIGPPGTEFAYEGSFARTGEGSTDGSPDTTPVFLGCSDEDPHIPASRVHETRDALAAMDADVDERLYPGMGHGVNEEELAAAAEIVARAAGE
- the radB gene encoding DNA repair and recombination protein RadB → MSEPLTTGCDALDAVLGGGVGRGVVTQLYGPPASGKTNVALTTAVEVAADGGRVLYVDTEDLSVERFRDIAAARTDEAVESVTERLIVSEAVGFEQQEEAVRDAEEFAERVELIVLDSATGFYRLERTGEGREGETLRKVARQVTHLLSLAKRHDLAVLVTNQVYSDPDADRTRPLGGNTLEHWTGVVVGLERFRGGKRRATVEKHRSEPAGERAQFQITDSGVEDVREV
- a CDS encoding inositol monophosphatase, which gives rise to MTDSDEVPAPSVLAETAETAARAAGDTLRDGFRDGVDATYGEDDVKAAADRRAERRAVETIRERYPGHAVDSEEREPITGGPVEWLVDPLDGTNNYAVGHPAFAVAVTARRLASDADEPRRRASDADGRTGTGADGRAADGDLLAAAVYEPLPEECAVAVRGEGAHVGRRRLAADHDRPLARSTVSLVLGIDAVRDERLRRAAETVRERLADRSKRVLESWAPCLDWTLFARGSLAGVVCVHPDEREQAPGALLASEAGAATAWDGDCFLAAPTEERLATLQETLPETL